A genomic window from Fusarium oxysporum Fo47 chromosome VIII, complete sequence includes:
- a CDS encoding uncharacterized protein (expressed protein) — protein MRGDDRYEGRFCVFGSGWLWGVLRVRRLYFLLSIPCCVFALLRNSSIGRHSSVLVLFSPPTSHSLGITLSAHPVFLWQFAILVLCSP, from the coding sequence ATGAGGGGAGACGACAGATATGAAGGCAGATTTTGTGTTTTTGGTAGCGGATGGCTTTGGGGGGTTTTGCGCGTGCGCAGGCTGTATTTTCTCTTATCCATCCCATGCTGTGTCTTTGCACTTTTGCGAAATTCAAGTATTGGGAGGCATTCGTcggttcttgttcttttcagCCCGCCAACCAGCCATTCGCTGGGAATCACATTATCTGCGCACCCCGTTTTCCTCTGGCAATTCGCGATCCTGGTCCTCTGTTCCCCGTAA